The proteins below come from a single Sorghum bicolor cultivar BTx623 chromosome 4, Sorghum_bicolor_NCBIv3, whole genome shotgun sequence genomic window:
- the LOC8085566 gene encoding ADP,ATP carrier protein ER-ANT1 isoform X1: protein MAAAPPDERKQERPLTPATSAASVAADFAMGGAAAVVAKTGAAPVERVKLLLQNQSEMLRRGTLTRPYKGIADAFARVLHEEGAAALWRGNQANVIRYFPTQAFNFASRGYFKSFFGYDREKDGQWKWLAGNVASGSAAGATTSLLLYHLDYARTRLATDAIESRGTKRQYRGLLDVYKKTLATDGMSGLYRGFSVSIMGITLYRGLYFGIYDSMKPLVLVGPLEGNFFASFALGWAITTFSGACAYPFDTVRRRMMLTSGQPFKYKNGFHAVKLIVSNEGFFTLFRGVGANILSGLAGAGVLSGYDQLQQLASRHGHNFERKMKGALK, encoded by the exons AtggccgccgcgccgcccgACGAGCGAAAGCAGGAGAGGCCGCTGACGCCTGCGACGTCGGCGGCGAGCGTGGCGGCGGACTTCGCCATGGGCGGTGCGGCTGCCGTGGTGGCCAAGACGGGGGCCGCGCCGGTCGAGCGCGTGAAGCTGCTGCTCCAGAACCAGTCAGAGATGCTGCGCCGGGGCACCCTCACGCGCCCCTACAAGGGCATCGCCGACGCCTTCGCCCGCGTCCTCCATGAGGAGGGCGCCGCCGCGCTCTGGCGCGGCAACCAGGCCAACGTCATCCGCTACTTCCCCACCCAG GCTTTTAACTTTGCATCCAGGGGCTACTTCAAAAGCTTCTTTGGCTATGACAGGGAGAAAGACGGACAGTGGAAGTGGTTAGCTGGAAATGTAGCCTCTGGAAGTGCTGCAGGAGCTACAACATCGTTGCTGCTATACCATCTAGATTATGCGAGGACAAGGCTAGCTACTGATGCAATTGAATCACGGGGAACCAAACGCCAGTACAGGGGGTTGCTGGATGTTTACAAGAAGACACTTGCAACTGATGGCATGTCTGGACTATATCGAGGTTTCAGTGTGTCTATTATGGGAATCACCTTGTACCGTGGTCTATATTTTGGTATCTATGATAGCATGAAGCCTCTAGTTCTAGTAGGCCCATTGGAG GGGAACTTCTTCGCCAGTTTTGCCTTGGGTTGGGCAATAACTACATTCTCTGGGGCATGTGCCTATCCATTTGACACGGTCCGTCGTAGAATGATGTTGACTTCAGGACAACCATTTAAATACAAGAACGGTTTCCATGCAGTAAAACTGATAGTTTCAAACGAAGGGTTCTTCACATTATTCAGAGGTGTTGGTGCAAATATTCTTTCAGGGCTGGCGGGAGCTGGAGTTCTTTCTGGGTATGATCAACTCCAACAGTTGGCAAGCCGGCATGGTCACAATTTTGAGCGCAAGATGAAAGGGGCATTGAAATGA
- the LOC8085566 gene encoding ADP,ATP carrier protein ER-ANT1 isoform X2 — protein MAAAPPDERKQERPLTPATSAASVAADFAMGGAAAVVAKTGAAPVERVKLLLQNQSEMLRRGTLTRPYKGIADAFARVLHEEGAAALWRGNQANVIRYFPTQAFNFASRGYFKSFFGYDREKDGQWKWLAGNVASGSAAGATTSLLLYHLDYARTRLATDAIESRGTKRQYRGLLDVYKKTLATDGMSGLYRGFSVSIMGITLYRGLYFGIYDSMKPLVLVGPLEGNFFASFALGWAITTFSGACAYPFDTGWRELEFFLGMINSNSWQAGMVTILSAR, from the exons AtggccgccgcgccgcccgACGAGCGAAAGCAGGAGAGGCCGCTGACGCCTGCGACGTCGGCGGCGAGCGTGGCGGCGGACTTCGCCATGGGCGGTGCGGCTGCCGTGGTGGCCAAGACGGGGGCCGCGCCGGTCGAGCGCGTGAAGCTGCTGCTCCAGAACCAGTCAGAGATGCTGCGCCGGGGCACCCTCACGCGCCCCTACAAGGGCATCGCCGACGCCTTCGCCCGCGTCCTCCATGAGGAGGGCGCCGCCGCGCTCTGGCGCGGCAACCAGGCCAACGTCATCCGCTACTTCCCCACCCAG GCTTTTAACTTTGCATCCAGGGGCTACTTCAAAAGCTTCTTTGGCTATGACAGGGAGAAAGACGGACAGTGGAAGTGGTTAGCTGGAAATGTAGCCTCTGGAAGTGCTGCAGGAGCTACAACATCGTTGCTGCTATACCATCTAGATTATGCGAGGACAAGGCTAGCTACTGATGCAATTGAATCACGGGGAACCAAACGCCAGTACAGGGGGTTGCTGGATGTTTACAAGAAGACACTTGCAACTGATGGCATGTCTGGACTATATCGAGGTTTCAGTGTGTCTATTATGGGAATCACCTTGTACCGTGGTCTATATTTTGGTATCTATGATAGCATGAAGCCTCTAGTTCTAGTAGGCCCATTGGAG GGGAACTTCTTCGCCAGTTTTGCCTTGGGTTGGGCAATAACTACATTCTCTGGGGCATGTGCCTATCCATTTGACACG GGCTGGCGGGAGCTGGAGTTCTTTCTGGGTATGATCAACTCCAACAGTTGGCAAGCCGGCATGGTCACAATTTTGAGCGCAAGATGA